Proteins encoded in a region of the Leptotrichia trevisanii DSM 22070 genome:
- a CDS encoding DUF2207 domain-containing protein: MEKFGKDSVDEITSVSEPPKEISAMMAAYINSSQKETSNYLVYIGLLELISKGFVIIEDYVDLKKYNKVKKNSKMTEDEYEIKKDKKTVEIIDIEKYYRQITKKKYGFNMQKVNDYGCRQWELSEEERMVLEFLIEYDKDSILGHKKPIMEQFFKILGVLKEKFDGRGNYTFLYLIGIKSIKKERWDKRLYNSNWKFKILYIIIIFLFGILLFIFEGMKAIVSLVVLFPIFFWVILLSNILFLILKTKAFPVLIKLMISLLIGAFCGIIYFWVGLMLFAFGITGVLVTLTTILLVFYFKNIGKYTDRGIEVKRNLEGLKKYIKSGETRKFENIEEMILYFKKILPFS, from the coding sequence GTGGAAAAATTTGGGAAGGATTCTGTCGATGAAATTACTTCGGTGTCAGAGCCACCTAAAGAAATTTCGGCAATGATGGCTGCTTATATAAATAGTTCTCAGAAAGAAACATCAAATTATTTGGTATATATTGGATTGCTGGAGTTGATAAGCAAAGGATTTGTAATAATTGAAGATTATGTTGACTTGAAAAAATATAATAAAGTTAAGAAAAATTCAAAAATGACAGAAGATGAATACGAAATAAAAAAAGATAAAAAAACTGTTGAAATTATTGACATTGAAAAATATTATAGACAGATAACCAAGAAGAAATATGGGTTTAATATGCAAAAAGTCAATGATTATGGGTGCAGGCAGTGGGAACTTTCGGAAGAGGAGAGAATGGTTCTGGAATTTTTAATTGAATATGATAAGGACAGTATTCTTGGGCATAAAAAGCCTATTATGGAGCAATTTTTTAAAATTCTTGGAGTTTTGAAGGAAAAATTTGATGGAAGAGGAAACTACACTTTCTTGTATTTAATTGGAATAAAGTCTATAAAAAAGGAAAGATGGGATAAAAGGCTTTATAATTCAAATTGGAAGTTTAAAATACTTTACATAATTATAATATTTTTGTTTGGAATTTTACTTTTTATTTTTGAAGGAATGAAAGCGATTGTGTCATTAGTTGTTCTTTTTCCAATATTTTTCTGGGTAATACTTTTGTCAAATATACTTTTTTTAATTTTAAAAACTAAAGCATTTCCAGTGCTGATAAAACTTATGATTTCTCTTTTAATAGGAGCGTTCTGTGGAATTATATATTTTTGGGTAGGACTTATGTTATTTGCTTTTGGAATAACGGGTGTGCTTGTAACTTTGACGACAATTCTACTTGTATTTTATTTTAAGAATATTGGAAAATATACAGATAGAGGAATTGAAGTTAAAAGAAATCTAGAAGGATTAAAGAAATACATAAAAAGTGGTGAAACTAGAAAATTTGAGAATATAGAAGAGATGATTTTGTATTTTAAAAAAATTTTACCATTTTCGTAG
- a CDS encoding LemA family protein: MNIVFVFIGILVILILMAMGIYNKYIKLKNLNEEGWSGIGVYLQKRLDLIPNLVNTVKGYATHEKETLENVVKLRSQMMSIDTKDIDNIEKIQKLENELTKTLRSIMMLQENYPDLKANENFLRLQSQLTQIETEIQSSRKYYNGTTRDRNTFVETFPNNIIGGFLGFKKAEFFNAVEGAEKVPEVKF, translated from the coding sequence ATGAATATTGTATTTGTTTTTATAGGAATTTTGGTAATTTTGATTCTGATGGCAATGGGGATTTACAATAAATATATCAAATTGAAGAATTTGAATGAGGAAGGTTGGAGCGGAATAGGTGTTTATTTGCAAAAAAGGCTGGATTTGATACCTAATCTTGTGAATACAGTTAAAGGGTATGCAACACATGAAAAGGAAACGCTGGAAAATGTGGTAAAATTGAGAAGTCAAATGATGTCAATTGATACAAAAGATATTGATAATATTGAAAAAATTCAAAAACTTGAAAATGAGCTGACAAAAACATTAAGATCAATAATGATGCTACAAGAAAATTATCCAGACTTGAAGGCAAATGAAAATTTTTTGAGATTACAGTCACAACTGACTCAAATAGAAACAGAAATTCAAAGTTCAAGAAAATATTATAATGGCACAACAAGAGATAGAAATACTTTTGTGGAAACTTTTCCAAATAATATAATAGGTGGATTTTTAGGATTTAAAAAAGCTGAGTTCTTTAATGCTGTAGAAGGAGCAGAAAAGGTTCCAGAAGTTAAGTTTTAA
- a CDS encoding DUF2339 domain-containing protein, with the protein MIDKLKELENLENKYKEIGRINSEIESIIANIKNEAGISREKELLEENERLAKDLKAFHEKMKVREEEIGRLKNSNAVLIEELKEAKKVRRNSEIDKFQNILAEKMNVELESGVTRRLSNYAEKMKRKVKMLERNLANEFSDEADSLREELKKINEKIGDFLKKSNRKTFENKVFLQEESSVFHNKIKEETALKEGEFLFEREKKRFIFEKLIGLKGFNFLGIISIFLGVFLVFRTQFAKILANNYVKSSASYLLGMFFLFAGEKFYQKNKKHFAVGLIGGGIGILYLTTLLSTLYLKLYPMTAGLFISVTLTGLVVILSLRYDSQIIGVLSLIGGYLPYGAYIWVNRSNVQIYYVLAYSLILQGIVLGVSWKKDWIYSKIFGFVTGVVNMTGLVYYLNYSIHDKITAFFYIVIFTTAYSFIFLNSHKKENRQSNIIDYIFLSLNLIIKFLLIYSLFDNTTPSWLKAILVGTVGVIYGFFGDRLKDNKVAKIFYIVALGSFILIIPLIVPEKFVVIAWGAETALLYFFYRKYKNKEMRYGTIAIYLVSLVSNLIVREEKYLLVYIQDLMIISFSFVLYFLIKQKSYKTEVRILNGIFKYLIFVYSIFFINKVVINAVTSFKVINYGEDIFLSLLVSLFVLRTVTYKVKKLQDSFSLKFLIIIEIIYLLFINMINLILYFFGWSSDILKERIPISYIFPFFLPILINIYLFMVAKNDIHLCFFKKNEKKPLWILGESIYFLCVANIILRIYEYSGVLILGAGLALDIVGLLLCGYLVWKGFRVPNRNVRRIGLGIGIFFVAKSFLWDFLRFDNSYKLIAYFSMGAILIGTSYIYQTALKTLEQEVKESLSDKDFGKGEKNEENK; encoded by the coding sequence ATGATTGACAAACTAAAAGAATTAGAGAATCTTGAGAATAAGTATAAGGAAATTGGGAGAATAAATTCGGAGATAGAATCAATAATTGCAAATATAAAAAATGAGGCTGGAATAAGCAGGGAAAAGGAACTTTTGGAAGAGAATGAAAGACTGGCGAAGGATTTGAAGGCATTTCATGAAAAGATGAAAGTTAGGGAAGAGGAAATTGGAAGGCTTAAAAATAGTAATGCGGTGCTTATTGAGGAATTGAAGGAAGCGAAAAAGGTTAGAAGAAATAGTGAGATTGATAAGTTTCAGAATATTTTGGCGGAGAAAATGAATGTGGAATTGGAAAGTGGAGTGACTAGAAGGCTTTCTAATTATGCAGAGAAAATGAAGAGAAAAGTCAAAATGCTGGAAAGAAATCTTGCTAATGAATTTTCGGATGAAGCTGATTCTTTAAGAGAAGAATTAAAAAAAATTAATGAAAAAATTGGTGATTTTTTAAAGAAAAGTAATAGGAAAACTTTTGAAAATAAGGTATTTCTTCAAGAGGAATCTTCGGTGTTTCATAATAAGATAAAGGAAGAAACGGCTTTGAAGGAAGGGGAATTTCTTTTTGAAAGGGAGAAAAAAAGATTTATATTTGAAAAACTTATTGGTTTGAAGGGTTTTAACTTTTTAGGGATAATATCAATCTTTTTGGGAGTTTTTTTGGTATTTCGGACACAGTTTGCAAAAATTTTGGCAAATAATTATGTGAAAAGTTCGGCTTCGTATTTGCTTGGGATGTTTTTTCTTTTTGCTGGAGAAAAATTTTATCAGAAAAATAAAAAGCATTTTGCAGTTGGGCTGATTGGTGGTGGAATTGGGATTCTTTATTTGACTACACTTCTTTCCACGCTTTATCTCAAACTTTATCCAATGACAGCAGGACTTTTTATATCGGTAACACTGACAGGGCTGGTTGTGATTCTTTCATTGCGATATGATAGCCAGATAATTGGAGTATTGTCACTAATTGGTGGATATTTACCTTACGGAGCTTATATTTGGGTGAATAGGAGCAATGTCCAAATTTATTATGTTTTGGCATATTCTTTGATTTTGCAGGGAATTGTGCTTGGAGTTTCTTGGAAAAAAGACTGGATATACAGCAAGATTTTTGGATTTGTTACGGGTGTAGTGAATATGACGGGGTTAGTTTATTATTTAAATTACAGTATTCACGACAAGATTACGGCATTTTTCTACATCGTAATTTTTACAACAGCATACAGTTTCATTTTCCTAAATTCACACAAAAAAGAAAATCGTCAAAGCAACATAATCGACTATATATTTCTAAGTTTAAATCTAATTATAAAATTTTTATTGATTTACAGCCTGTTTGACAATACAACGCCAAGTTGGCTAAAAGCAATATTAGTTGGAACAGTTGGAGTAATTTATGGATTTTTTGGCGACAGGCTCAAGGACAATAAAGTTGCAAAAATATTTTATATCGTGGCATTAGGAAGTTTTATCCTAATTATCCCGTTAATTGTACCAGAAAAATTTGTTGTGATTGCATGGGGTGCTGAAACTGCACTATTGTATTTCTTTTATAGAAAATATAAAAACAAAGAAATGCGATATGGGACAATTGCGATTTATCTAGTTTCACTAGTGAGTAATTTAATTGTGCGGGAAGAAAAATACTTGCTTGTGTATATTCAGGATTTGATGATAATATCTTTTTCATTTGTGCTTTATTTCCTGATAAAACAAAAAAGCTACAAGACGGAAGTTAGAATTTTAAATGGAATATTTAAATATCTGATTTTTGTTTATTCAATATTTTTTATAAATAAAGTTGTTATTAATGCTGTTACTTCATTTAAAGTGATAAATTATGGTGAAGATATATTTTTGAGTTTATTAGTTTCGCTTTTTGTTTTAAGAACAGTAACATATAAAGTGAAAAAATTACAAGACAGTTTTAGTTTGAAATTCTTGATAATAATTGAAATAATTTATTTGTTATTCATAAATATGATTAATCTTATCCTGTATTTTTTTGGTTGGAGTTCAGATATATTAAAAGAAAGAATACCAATAAGTTATATATTTCCGTTCTTTTTACCAATTTTAATAAATATATATTTATTTATGGTTGCTAAAAATGATATTCATTTATGCTTTTTCAAAAAAAATGAGAAAAAACCATTGTGGATACTCGGAGAATCAATATATTTCCTTTGTGTAGCAAATATTATTTTACGGATATATGAATATTCAGGTGTATTAATTTTAGGAGCTGGATTGGCTTTGGATATAGTTGGACTGTTATTGTGCGGATATTTAGTCTGGAAAGGATTTAGAGTGCCAAATAGGAATGTTAGAAGAATTGGGCTTGGAATAGGAATATTTTTTGTGGCGAAAAGTTTCCTTTGGGATTTCTTACGATTTGATAATTCCTATAAGTTGATTGCTTACTTTAGTATGGGGGCTATTTTGATTGGAACTTCCTATATTTATCAGACGGCTTTGAAGACATTGGAGCAGGAAGTGAAAGAGAGCTTGAGTGACAAGGATTTTGGAAAAGGTGAGAAAAATGAAGAAAATAAATAA
- a CDS encoding AAA family ATPase produces the protein MKKKLPIGISDFKKVIEGDYYYFDKTELIKSIIGEPGEVKLFTRPRRFGKTLNMSMIKYFFDIENKDKNKKLFENLKISKNEYFEKQGTAPVISISFRNYDESSWENGFEMIKNTISDLYDEFEFVKENLSARKKEKYDSILFNRATEATWKLSLLDLTKYLYEYYGKKVVVLIDEYDQPIIDSYVKGYYQEAISFFKTFYGVVLKDNNYLEMGIMTGILRVAKENIFSGLNNLRVHTILDNRFTEYFGITESEVEKALKDFNLEFELQDVQKWYNGYLFGDIKVYNPWSIINFLNDEKLKPYWVNTSGNELIKLYLKKLKNEIFDDFSKLLNREEIYKRINENMTFSNLESNYSKNIWNLFFHSGYLTLGKKIEDDGMCYLKIPNEEILKMFSEMFIEIYFEDYEKFLYMSNALREGNISDFEKYLKEVLLENVGIFDVSGVYKEQFYHGLILGIILILKNEYEITSNNFAGKGRYDLLLKPKNLEKRKEGIILELKVVNVMENLSEDKIFEKLENECDIALQQIEEKEYASILKNSGVENVLKIGIVFFGKEVAVKFDKNYS, from the coding sequence ATGAAGAAAAAACTGCCAATAGGAATATCAGATTTTAAAAAAGTGATTGAAGGGGATTACTATTATTTTGATAAAACAGAATTGATAAAAAGCATTATAGGAGAACCTGGCGAAGTTAAGCTGTTTACACGTCCGAGAAGATTTGGAAAAACACTTAATATGTCGATGATAAAATATTTTTTTGATATAGAAAATAAAGATAAAAATAAAAAGCTGTTTGAGAATTTAAAAATTTCTAAAAATGAGTATTTTGAAAAGCAGGGGACAGCTCCAGTTATTTCGATTTCATTCAGGAATTATGATGAAAGTAGCTGGGAAAATGGGTTTGAGATGATAAAAAATACAATTTCGGATTTATATGATGAATTTGAATTTGTAAAGGAAAATTTAAGTGCGAGAAAAAAAGAAAAATATGATTCGATTTTATTTAACAGAGCAACTGAAGCAACATGGAAATTATCCTTGCTGGATTTAACAAAATATCTATATGAATATTATGGAAAAAAAGTTGTGGTGCTGATAGATGAGTATGATCAGCCGATAATTGATTCATACGTGAAAGGTTATTACCAAGAAGCAATTAGCTTTTTTAAAACATTTTATGGAGTTGTCCTAAAGGATAATAATTATCTGGAAATGGGAATTATGACTGGGATTTTGAGAGTTGCAAAGGAAAATATATTTTCTGGATTGAATAATCTAAGAGTTCATACAATTTTAGACAATAGATTTACAGAATATTTTGGGATTACGGAAAGTGAAGTTGAAAAGGCTCTTAAAGATTTTAATTTGGAGTTTGAATTGCAAGATGTTCAGAAGTGGTACAATGGATATTTGTTTGGAGATATAAAAGTTTATAATCCGTGGTCGATTATTAATTTTCTGAATGATGAAAAATTAAAGCCGTACTGGGTAAATACGAGTGGAAATGAATTGATAAAATTATATTTAAAAAAACTGAAAAATGAGATTTTTGATGATTTTTCAAAACTTTTGAATAGAGAAGAAATTTATAAACGAATAAATGAAAATATGACTTTTTCAAATCTTGAGTCAAATTACAGTAAAAACATATGGAATTTATTTTTTCACAGCGGATATTTAACACTGGGAAAGAAAATCGAAGATGATGGAATGTGCTATTTAAAAATACCGAATGAAGAAATATTGAAAATGTTCTCAGAAATGTTTATAGAAATTTATTTTGAAGATTATGAGAAATTTTTGTATATGTCAAATGCTTTGAGAGAAGGAAATATAAGTGATTTTGAGAAATATTTAAAAGAAGTTTTATTGGAAAACGTGGGAATATTTGATGTAAGCGGAGTTTATAAAGAGCAGTTCTATCATGGCTTAATACTTGGAATAATTTTGATTTTGAAAAATGAATACGAGATAACTTCAAATAATTTTGCTGGGAAAGGCAGATATGATTTACTTTTGAAGCCTAAAAATCTGGAAAAGAGAAAAGAAGGTATTATTTTGGAATTGAAGGTTGTAAATGTAATGGAAAATTTGAGTGAAGATAAAATTTTTGAAAAATTAGAGAATGAGTGTGATATTGCATTACAGCAGATTGAAGAGAAAGAATATGCTTCTATATTAAAAAATTCTGGAGTTGAGAATGTATTGAAAATTGGGATAGTATTTTTTGGAAAAGAAGTAGCAGTTAAATTTGATAAAAATTACAGTTAA
- the speB gene encoding agmatinase, with product MKNKNIHTFIGCDNEYNESKIAIFGAPFDSTTSFRPGTRFASAVMRNESFGIETYSPYQDKDLEDIKVFDGGDLELSFGNSESTLQDIQDETARILKDGKIPFMIGGEHSVTLGAVKAVAEKYPDLHIIQFDAHTDLRDEYLGQYYSHASVIRRCWDIVGDDRIFQFGIRSGERDEWKFAKKHLHTTKFNFDGLDEVVEKLKGKPVYFTLDLDVLDPSEFPGTGTPEAGGVTFVELHKAIEKISQLNIVGLDMNELSPVYDQSGQSTALACKLLREILLFIYK from the coding sequence ATGAAAAATAAAAATATACATACATTTATAGGATGCGACAATGAGTATAATGAGAGTAAAATAGCTATTTTTGGAGCACCATTTGACAGTACAACTTCATTTAGGCCGGGGACTAGATTTGCTTCGGCGGTTATGAGAAATGAGAGTTTTGGGATAGAAACTTATAGCCCTTATCAGGATAAGGATTTGGAGGATATTAAGGTTTTTGATGGCGGAGATTTGGAGCTTTCGTTTGGAAATTCAGAAAGTACACTACAGGATATTCAGGATGAAACAGCAAGAATTTTAAAAGATGGGAAAATTCCGTTTATGATTGGTGGAGAGCATTCTGTTACACTGGGGGCTGTGAAAGCGGTTGCCGAGAAATATCCAGATTTGCACATTATCCAGTTTGACGCACATACAGACTTGAGAGATGAGTATTTAGGGCAGTATTATTCACATGCTTCTGTAATTAGAAGATGTTGGGACATTGTTGGAGATGACAGAATCTTTCAGTTTGGAATAAGAAGTGGAGAAAGAGATGAATGGAAATTTGCAAAGAAACATCTTCATACAACAAAATTTAATTTTGATGGACTTGATGAAGTTGTAGAAAAATTAAAAGGAAAACCTGTGTATTTTACATTGGATCTAGATGTACTTGATCCATCGGAATTTCCAGGAACTGGAACGCCTGAAGCTGGAGGAGTTACTTTTGTGGAACTACATAAGGCAATAGAAAAAATTTCGCAGTTAAATATTGTTGGGCTTGATATGAATGAATTATCTCCTGTGTATGATCAGTCTGGGCAATCTACGGCACTAGCTTGTAAACTGCTTAGGGAAATTTTGCTGTTTATTTATAAATAG
- the speE gene encoding polyamine aminopropyltransferase, with product MELWYTEEHTKNVRFSIKVDKQLVSTKSDFQRIDIFESPEFGRFLTLDGFMMLTEKDEFIYHEMITHVPMAVNPKAKKILVIGAGDGGTVRELVKYGHIERIDMVEIDKMVVDLCREYLPRTANKLDDERVHIYYEDGLKFVRSKTNKYDIVIVDSTDPFGPGEDLFTREFYGNCFNALKEDGILVNQHESPYYEADAKATARANKQLRAVFPFATVYQLHIPTYPSGHWLFGFASKKYNPVEDLKADEWNQFGIETRYYNTELHKGAFALPNYVKDLINN from the coding sequence ATGGAATTATGGTATACAGAAGAGCATACGAAAAATGTTCGTTTTTCTATAAAAGTTGATAAACAGCTGGTTAGTACGAAAAGTGATTTTCAGAGAATTGATATTTTTGAGTCGCCAGAGTTTGGGCGGTTTTTGACATTGGATGGATTTATGATGCTGACAGAAAAGGATGAGTTTATTTACCATGAAATGATAACTCACGTTCCTATGGCTGTAAATCCGAAGGCTAAGAAAATATTGGTGATTGGTGCTGGAGATGGCGGTACTGTCCGTGAGCTTGTAAAGTATGGACATATTGAGAGAATTGATATGGTGGAAATTGACAAGATGGTTGTTGATCTTTGCCGTGAATATTTGCCTAGGACAGCGAATAAACTGGATGACGAAAGGGTTCATATTTATTATGAGGATGGATTGAAATTTGTACGTTCCAAGACAAATAAATATGATATTGTAATTGTGGATTCGACAGATCCATTCGGGCCTGGAGAAGATTTATTCACAAGGGAATTTTATGGAAATTGCTTTAACGCATTAAAAGAAGATGGAATTCTTGTAAATCAGCACGAAAGCCCATATTATGAGGCAGATGCTAAAGCAACGGCAAGAGCAAACAAACAGTTAAGGGCCGTTTTCCCATTTGCAACAGTTTATCAGCTACATATACCGACATATCCATCAGGACACTGGTTGTTCGGATTTGCTTCAAAAAAATATAATCCTGTGGAGGATTTGAAGGCTGATGAATGGAATCAGTTTGGGATAGAAACGAGATATTATAATACAGAATTGCATAAAGGGGCGTTTGCATTGCCAAATTATGTAAAAGACTTGATAAATAACTAG
- a CDS encoding glycoside hydrolase family 108 protein, producing the protein MADSRFLKFFNYILLVEGSYSNDENDRGGETKYGITKERARECGYKGNMRDLTKAMAQKIYEEKYYKARKLDKVKNDKMALSIFDFSVNAGRYGIKKAQEAVNKVYGKNVISVDGAVGPMTLKYLNEVNSSKFLTVYHNLQREYYKSLAKNNVTQNDFLTGWLNRVKVKENYLRNV; encoded by the coding sequence ATGGCTGACAGCAGATTTTTGAAATTTTTTAATTATATTTTACTAGTTGAAGGCAGTTACTCTAATGATGAAAATGATAGAGGCGGGGAAACAAAGTACGGAATTACGAAAGAGCGGGCAAGAGAATGTGGATATAAAGGGAATATGAGAGATTTGACAAAAGCGATGGCACAGAAAATTTATGAGGAAAAGTATTATAAGGCAAGAAAACTGGACAAAGTGAAAAATGATAAAATGGCACTCAGCATATTTGATTTTTCAGTAAATGCTGGAAGATATGGGATTAAAAAGGCTCAGGAAGCTGTGAATAAGGTTTATGGGAAAAATGTAATTAGTGTAGATGGAGCAGTTGGGCCTATGACATTGAAATACTTAAATGAAGTTAATTCTTCTAAATTTTTGACTGTTTATCATAATTTACAGCGTGAATATTACAAGTCTCTTGCTAAAAATAATGTAACTCAGAATGATTTTCTGACTGGATGGCTGAACAGGGTTAAGGTTAAGGAAAATTATTTGAGAAACGTTTAA
- a CDS encoding aminotransferase class I/II-fold pyridoxal phosphate-dependent enzyme, translating into MGKNIDKDRQNKTVLFDALKNHLSNRVVRFDVPGHKGGRGNKEFRDFIGLDAMQMDVNSMKPLDNLCHPTSVIKEAQDIAAEAFGAKEAYFMVSGTTGAVQAMIMATCKAGDKIIIPRNVHRSAINAMVICGAIPVYINPGLNKKLGISLGMSINDVKKAIHENPDAKAILVNNPTYYGICSDLKSIVKLAHENNMLVLVDEAHGAHFYFDENLPISAMEAGADMAAISMHKTGGSLTQSSILLSGERINADYVRQVINLTQTTSASYLLMTSLDVARKNLAINGRELFEKTVKFAEYARNEINKLGGYYAYGKELIDGDSVYDFDTTKLSVYTKDIGLAGIEVYDILRDDYEIQIEFGDLGNILAIISAGDRGLEIERLISSLAEIKRLYSKDSTGMFDHEYINPDVVLPPQKAFYSEKEMLPIKDSAGKISGEFVMAYPPGIPILAPGERITEEIISYIEYAKEKGCLLTGTEDMHVEKINVVLE; encoded by the coding sequence ATGGGGAAAAATATTGATAAAGATAGACAGAATAAGACAGTTCTTTTTGATGCGTTAAAAAATCATCTTTCTAACAGGGTTGTGAGATTTGATGTACCAGGGCATAAAGGAGGGCGTGGAAATAAGGAGTTTCGAGATTTTATTGGGCTGGATGCGATGCAGATGGATGTTAATTCGATGAAACCGCTTGATAATTTATGTCATCCAACTTCGGTTATTAAAGAGGCACAGGATATAGCGGCGGAGGCTTTTGGGGCAAAAGAGGCTTATTTTATGGTAAGTGGAACGACTGGGGCTGTGCAGGCTATGATTATGGCGACTTGTAAGGCTGGGGATAAAATCATTATTCCAAGAAATGTGCATAGAAGTGCTATTAATGCGATGGTAATCTGCGGGGCAATTCCAGTTTATATTAATCCTGGGCTTAACAAGAAACTGGGAATATCTCTTGGGATGTCAATTAATGATGTAAAAAAAGCAATTCATGAAAATCCTGACGCAAAAGCAATACTAGTGAATAATCCCACTTATTATGGGATTTGTTCGGATTTGAAATCTATTGTAAAATTGGCACATGAAAATAATATGCTTGTGTTAGTTGATGAGGCACATGGGGCACATTTTTACTTTGATGAAAATTTACCAATTTCAGCGATGGAAGCTGGAGCGGATATGGCGGCAATCAGTATGCACAAAACAGGCGGTTCTCTTACGCAAAGTTCGATTCTACTAAGTGGAGAGCGGATAAATGCTGATTATGTTCGGCAAGTTATAAACTTGACTCAAACTACGAGTGCATCGTACTTGCTTATGACTTCACTTGATGTGGCAAGAAAAAATTTGGCAATAAATGGAAGGGAACTTTTTGAAAAAACAGTTAAATTTGCAGAATATGCCAGAAATGAAATTAATAAACTAGGTGGATATTATGCGTATGGGAAGGAACTGATTGACGGGGATTCAGTTTATGACTTTGATACGACAAAGTTATCTGTGTATACAAAGGATATTGGGCTTGCTGGAATTGAAGTTTATGATATTTTGCGGGATGATTATGAAATTCAAATTGAATTTGGAGATTTGGGGAATATTTTGGCGATAATTTCGGCGGGGGACAGAGGTTTGGAAATAGAGCGGCTAATTTCTTCACTTGCTGAAATTAAAAGACTTTACTCAAAAGATTCAACGGGAATGTTTGATCACGAATATATAAATCCTGATGTTGTGCTTCCGCCGCAAAAAGCCTTTTATTCAGAAAAAGAAATGCTTCCTATAAAAGATAGTGCTGGTAAAATAAGCGGGGAATTTGTTATGGCTTATCCGCCAGGGATACCGATTTTGGCACCAGGAGAGCGAATTACAGAGGAAATTATAAGTTATATTGAATATGCAAAGGAAAAAGGATGTCTATTAACAGGAACTGAGGATATGCATGTTGAGAAGATAAATGTTGTTTTGGAGTGA
- the speD gene encoding adenosylmethionine decarboxylase — protein sequence MNELENNKIKLYGFNNLTKTLSFNIYDICYAETEREQKDYIAYIDEQYNSERLTKILIRVAEMIGAQVLNISKQDYEPQGASVNVLIAEERISPENIDKSCNRGKPFFEEIGMDENSVKKSGASQDTDTVHAHLDKSHITVHTFPEYHPDNSISTFRVDIDIATCGEISPLNTLNYLIDSFDSDIITIDYRIRGFTRDISGKKFFTDHNITSIQDYIDPEKLKIYDAIDVNVYQSNIFHTKMLIKEIELKNYLFNQDVYEIAPKKRLEITDRLRKEMIEIYSGMNIY from the coding sequence ATGAATGAGTTGGAAAACAATAAAATTAAGCTATATGGATTCAATAATTTAACAAAAACGTTAAGTTTTAATATTTATGATATTTGTTATGCAGAAACAGAGAGGGAGCAGAAGGATTATATTGCATATATTGATGAACAGTATAATTCAGAGAGACTTACAAAAATACTTATCCGTGTGGCAGAAATGATTGGAGCACAAGTCTTGAACATATCAAAGCAGGATTATGAACCACAGGGGGCATCTGTGAATGTTTTGATTGCGGAAGAAAGAATAAGCCCAGAAAATATTGATAAATCTTGTAATAGAGGAAAGCCATTTTTTGAGGAAATTGGGATGGATGAAAATAGTGTAAAAAAAAGTGGTGCAAGTCAGGATACTGATACAGTTCACGCTCATTTGGATAAGAGCCACATAACAGTGCATACTTTCCCAGAATACCATCCAGATAATTCAATTTCGACTTTCAGAGTAGACATTGACATCGCAACTTGTGGAGAAATTTCACCATTAAATACACTAAATTATCTGATAGACAGCTTTGATTCAGATATAATTACGATTGATTACAGAATACGTGGATTTACAAGGGATATTTCAGGAAAGAAATTTTTTACAGATCACAACATAACTTCAATTCAGGACTATATTGATCCTGAAAAGCTGAAAATATACGATGCTATTGATGTAAATGTATATCAGTCAAATATTTTTCATACAAAAATGCTTATAAAGGAAATTGAATTAAAAAATTATCTTTTTAATCAGGATGTCTATGAAATTGCACCAAAAAAAAGGCTGGAAATTACAGATAGGCTAAGGAAGGAAATGATTGAAATTTATAGCGGAATGAATATCTATTAA